The following are encoded in a window of Brevibacillus sp. DP1.3A genomic DNA:
- a CDS encoding DNA cytosine methyltransferase, whose protein sequence is MEPFDKKPTVLSMFCGCGGLDLGFHESGYDVVWANDINEDACLTYEHNLGQVVRGNIEDLEIPVIKDLDILLSGFPCQSFSNAGNRKGIYEKRGNLYKFTLKYIEVLRPKVVMMENVRGLLSTKTETGYLLPEIFQSLTKMNYEVHFKLVNAAHFGVPQNRLRVIIVALKKDAALGKFYFPEPITGLDLSIQNTIFDIPADTPNQDEMLKLNPQALYLGDFVPEGGSWKDIPTEVLPDRLKKIRDNMEKYRWPNFYRRFHRDEIAGTITAAFKPENAGVWHPVEKRVFTTREIARIQSFPDDFEFKGRTIKANYEMIGNAVPPKLSYAFARELRKVLVGEDIPKRGEVRLFSQIGFGSVPIRVNDPEVIYDYYEPIQEQLSFIKALGQ, encoded by the coding sequence TTGGAACCTTTTGATAAAAAACCCACAGTATTAAGTATGTTTTGTGGCTGTGGAGGACTAGACTTGGGATTCCACGAGAGTGGGTATGACGTAGTGTGGGCAAACGATATTAATGAAGATGCTTGTCTTACGTATGAACACAATCTTGGACAAGTTGTTAGAGGAAATATTGAAGACTTAGAGATCCCTGTTATAAAGGATCTGGACATTCTTTTATCGGGTTTCCCTTGCCAGTCATTTTCAAATGCTGGTAATCGTAAAGGAATCTACGAAAAAAGGGGAAACTTATATAAGTTTACTTTGAAATACATCGAAGTCCTTCGTCCAAAAGTAGTAATGATGGAAAATGTGCGAGGTTTACTATCCACGAAAACGGAAACTGGATATTTACTTCCAGAGATCTTCCAAAGCCTAACCAAAATGAACTATGAGGTGCATTTCAAACTGGTAAATGCTGCTCATTTTGGGGTACCACAAAATAGATTAAGGGTAATTATTGTTGCGTTAAAAAAAGACGCGGCATTAGGTAAGTTTTATTTTCCAGAACCTATTACTGGACTAGACTTGTCTATTCAAAATACCATCTTTGATATCCCGGCAGATACACCAAATCAAGATGAAATGCTGAAATTAAATCCCCAAGCACTATATTTAGGGGACTTTGTTCCAGAGGGAGGTTCATGGAAGGATATCCCGACAGAAGTGCTACCTGATCGATTGAAGAAAATTAGAGATAATATGGAAAAGTACAGATGGCCCAACTTCTATCGAAGATTCCACAGAGATGAGATTGCTGGAACGATTACAGCTGCATTTAAGCCCGAAAATGCTGGTGTATGGCACCCTGTTGAAAAAAGAGTGTTTACAACAAGAGAAATTGCCAGAATACAGTCTTTTCCCGATGACTTTGAATTTAAAGGACGCACCATTAAAGCAAATTATGAAATGATCGGGAATGCAGTGCCACCGAAACTTTCCTATGCTTTTGCTAGAGAACTTAGAAAAGTTTTAGTTGGCGAAGACATCCCAAAAAGAGGGGAAGTCAGACTGTTTTCTCAGATAGGCTTCGGGTCAGTTCCAATTCGTGTTAACGATCCTGAAGTTATTTATGATTACTATGAACCTATTCAAGAACAGTTGAGTTTTATTAAAGCACTCGGACAATAA
- a CDS encoding helix-turn-helix domain-containing protein, whose translation MPAKKGQKFKHYSEELKLQAIQMRLKGVSKRVIMEELKIHDEDRLKVWMRKYRKLGEFGLLDQRGRREEYIDANRYIEKLKRENKMLKKCLEIWMREVQSISMPQSRKQQENTPSVSSVSCLASQEVDTTHT comes from the coding sequence ATGCCAGCAAAGAAAGGGCAGAAGTTTAAGCATTATAGTGAAGAACTTAAGTTGCAAGCAATTCAGATGAGATTAAAGGGTGTTTCCAAACGGGTGATCATGGAAGAATTGAAAATTCATGATGAGGACCGACTAAAGGTCTGGATGCGGAAGTATAGGAAACTCGGAGAGTTTGGTCTTCTAGATCAACGTGGCCGTCGCGAAGAATACATAGATGCAAACAGATATATCGAAAAGTTAAAGCGGGAGAATAAGATGCTAAAAAAGTGCTTGGAAATCTGGATGCGGGAGGTGCAGTCCATAAGTATGCCGCAATCAAGAAAGCAGCAGGAGAATACACCATCAGTGAGCTCTGTAAGCTGTTTGGCGTCTCAAGAAGTGGATACTACGCATACTTAA
- a CDS encoding McrC family protein, protein MIPVISVKEYEAILIGNRFSLEKKMITRSQASLLEKLEREQGKSIFKWGNNQIIPQQWIGVASVANLQVEILPKLSVDDFQNIRRNLLYMLTVAREVPFRVQDLGRYDTQKHTFLECFIKVFIDKLTFAIKAGVIHQYNQIEENVPFLKGKLIVPEHLRKNFYNRSKFYVGYDEYSIQNIPNRILKATIGKLTNISKLSTNKKELQLLNALFSEVDEREFSISDFNLLSLPRTVHQSYKEIFGMCKVFWEDESPNLSSGSSQSFSLLFDMNVIYEKFIQNLLVQYKDKVMDEKSNVLTKRDGTSRFLLKNLQNRGAFRLMPDNCIYNQDEGKIVKIIDTKWKVLDNRKLNFGVSQQDMYQMYAYAREFECSKIVLLYPNNQILPMELPKYYNETFHDRKIEISVKTVNLNYRLPEEIDRLIMELKEIVQI, encoded by the coding sequence ATGATACCAGTCATTAGTGTAAAGGAATATGAAGCGATACTAATAGGTAATCGGTTCTCGCTTGAAAAAAAGATGATAACTAGGTCACAAGCCTCTTTGCTAGAGAAATTGGAACGAGAACAGGGCAAGTCCATTTTTAAATGGGGTAATAATCAGATCATCCCCCAACAATGGATAGGAGTAGCAAGTGTCGCAAATCTACAAGTGGAAATTTTACCGAAGTTGTCCGTGGATGATTTTCAAAATATCAGAAGAAATCTCCTTTACATGTTGACAGTCGCAAGAGAAGTTCCTTTTAGGGTTCAAGACCTTGGAAGATATGATACTCAAAAACACACGTTTTTGGAATGCTTTATTAAAGTTTTTATAGACAAATTGACCTTTGCCATTAAAGCTGGTGTGATCCATCAATACAACCAGATCGAAGAAAATGTTCCCTTTCTCAAGGGGAAACTAATAGTGCCCGAGCATTTACGAAAGAATTTTTATAACCGAAGTAAGTTTTATGTTGGCTATGACGAATATTCCATACAGAATATACCAAATAGGATATTGAAAGCAACTATAGGTAAGCTCACCAACATTTCGAAACTTTCAACTAATAAGAAAGAACTTCAGTTACTCAATGCCTTATTCTCGGAGGTAGATGAAAGGGAGTTTAGCATTAGTGATTTCAATTTGTTAAGCTTGCCAAGGACCGTACATCAGTCTTATAAGGAAATATTTGGAATGTGTAAGGTATTTTGGGAAGATGAATCACCAAATTTAAGTAGTGGTTCTTCACAAAGTTTTAGCCTGCTTTTTGATATGAATGTTATCTATGAGAAATTTATCCAAAACCTTTTAGTGCAGTATAAAGACAAAGTAATGGACGAAAAAAGCAATGTTTTGACAAAACGTGATGGGACATCAAGGTTTTTGCTTAAAAATCTACAAAATCGCGGGGCATTTAGGTTAATGCCAGATAATTGTATTTATAACCAAGATGAAGGAAAAATAGTAAAAATAATTGATACTAAATGGAAAGTCCTAGACAATAGAAAATTGAACTTTGGAGTTAGTCAGCAAGATATGTATCAAATGTATGCATATGCAAGAGAGTTTGAGTGTAGTAAGATTGTTTTACTATATCCAAACAATCAAATACTACCTATGGAACTACCGAAATATTATAACGAAACTTTTCATGACAGGAAAATTGAGATATCAGTAAAGACTGTTAATCTTAATTACAGGCTTCCGGAAGAGATTGATCGTTTGATTATGGAATTAAAGGAAATTGTACAAATTTAG
- a CDS encoding DUF4011 domain-containing protein, whose protein sequence is MAIKYEQILESKLNKWKSNLIDLSKRNRLLNFAENSSSVLRFKMEMEDLFSGLLEDYQYKVNSIVDMQAYVLKEKRRKKRSKDITVSEADQQVKLWGEIADKDEDEIENAYGKLEKQLNGIRLKAKTFSDEKGINTLFIGFGFLKWKESDDSNIYIKSPIVLLPVILKRENVNEPYCIEKYSDEVTINPTLLQKLKVDFGLNFSFNQEEGDLTLADIITQFESQIRNQKDWEVVKDSYLGLFSFSKLVMFKDFEQYADLLKKHELVQKLAGVSDQTTYSERDSYEDIREHDRKTRSAESFQILDADSSQQEAILAVQKGKSFIISGPPGTGKSQTITNIIAESLAKGKQVLFVSEKKAALNVVKKRLDDQFLGDFCLELHSNNVSKRYVLEELIRTSGLLYSPNRSPVNFDSFDRMKARLNEYVDALHTKIEPLQLTPQYVHGLLAKMHDVDELAYTIEDIQSVNRSRLEDINELLQKMETYSDVIKNHEQHVWRGALQTRFTLELQGNISANFRKLANGLESVEDKIRNMPSFIWAYWGTTPETVERIQNLSNSLNQIPKIPRYWLSDDKSYDTSKEVYDQMKETFLRFAGKQNQLFEFYNENVISLDLDQIEYTISRKFQHELHGLIKNPDTFLDDIVACKQELLNAVQKTEKELAILLSTQAFSNEIFGVQFPNVSINNIQAFLTIGKYILINPTPTPVWFERAKHQQLIEEVRETKSKFEEYTSERMAFEQRYDLDLLNEIDVKDVFQRFMNEYAGFFRIFKRRFWDDKKKLKLFQKEKTNLSYEELSKDLRQAVKLVEKKAWITEADPELKRRFGKTYQGERTDWEQLCQNMINVYELCSFLEAAELPKSGIEKLMLDLNSYQLERVKTKFHEITEALSRFNNQMGILFDQVHIANVLEQKDEDLLFVEGNLQRIHEISEELQTGVNELTQFSNKNRWKNSKEFIADIHEIKEYMEMKQNIENVMNDYQYLYGPLFHRYETDWNEVFSAIQWTQKLLDIWDGKVPESMIELIFDESRIQYAQFMQHVREIAIAWNNTVRERDFFFTVFPRDAKLFGQNTFQQADLRNIIQHLDVWVDESYKLEEWNAFQNVLQESSEYGIAEFVYEIMNPDDHQGNTRDLFLKRFYKLWLDYAYSLLPSLSLFYFDQHQRLLDEFKNTDQAQIKQNGARLHHILMNNKEMFLNSFTGIQHTEASILSREVQKQKRHKAIRRLFSEIPNLLTALKPCMMMSPMSVSQFIDPNIIKFDVVIFDEASQICSEDAIGSIMRGKQIIIAGDNKQLPPTRFFGTTAEEDEEFIDEEDSTNEIYESVLDEAAVFMPTVPLKWHYRSKHESLIAFSNREIYNNDLYTFPSSSSADNDGVSLVYVSEGVYDRGGSKKNRIEAMAVAKLIFEHFLNSRRSLGVIAFSEAQQEAIRDYVDEIRKKRPEFEKFFTEDTAEPFFIKNLENVQGDERDTIIFSVGYGKDGNGKLHYNFGPLNKPGGERRLNVAITRAKYEVKIVSSILHTDLDDEKLNKLGPQLLKSYLYYASTRGKFNPNSSTNSDVGFDSPLEEDVYDALTARGLILHKQVGCSSYRIDLAVVDPNHPGRYLLGIECDGATYHSSKTARDRDRLRQQVLESLGWKIHRIWSQDWFKRKRHEIEKIVSLVNEINCKN, encoded by the coding sequence TTGGCGATCAAATACGAACAAATTCTTGAATCAAAATTGAATAAATGGAAATCAAACCTTATTGATCTTTCCAAACGAAATCGCTTACTTAACTTTGCTGAAAACAGTTCTTCAGTCCTGCGTTTTAAGATGGAAATGGAGGATTTGTTCAGTGGATTACTTGAAGATTACCAATATAAAGTAAACAGCATTGTTGATATGCAAGCGTATGTTTTGAAAGAGAAAAGACGGAAGAAACGTAGTAAAGACATTACGGTTAGTGAAGCAGACCAACAAGTTAAATTATGGGGAGAGATTGCAGATAAGGATGAAGATGAAATTGAAAATGCATATGGAAAATTAGAAAAACAGCTCAATGGTATTCGTTTGAAAGCTAAAACCTTCAGTGATGAAAAAGGGATCAACACGCTTTTCATTGGCTTTGGTTTTTTAAAGTGGAAAGAATCAGATGACAGCAATATTTATATTAAATCGCCAATTGTACTGCTCCCCGTAATCTTAAAAAGAGAGAATGTAAATGAACCGTATTGTATCGAAAAATATTCTGATGAGGTAACAATTAATCCTACCTTACTTCAAAAACTAAAAGTTGATTTTGGATTAAATTTTTCCTTTAACCAAGAAGAAGGCGACCTCACATTAGCGGATATCATTACTCAATTTGAATCCCAAATCAGAAATCAAAAGGATTGGGAAGTAGTAAAGGACTCTTATCTAGGATTGTTCTCATTTAGTAAACTCGTAATGTTCAAAGATTTTGAGCAGTATGCTGATTTGTTAAAGAAACACGAGCTAGTTCAAAAATTGGCAGGCGTTTCTGATCAAACGACTTATTCTGAAAGGGATTCCTATGAAGATATTCGAGAACACGACAGAAAAACTCGGTCAGCTGAATCCTTTCAAATTTTAGATGCAGATTCAAGTCAGCAAGAAGCTATATTGGCAGTTCAAAAAGGAAAAAGTTTTATAATCAGTGGTCCACCTGGAACCGGTAAGAGTCAAACTATCACGAATATTATTGCTGAATCTCTTGCGAAAGGAAAACAAGTGCTATTCGTCAGCGAGAAAAAGGCAGCCCTAAATGTGGTTAAAAAACGTTTGGATGATCAATTCCTCGGTGACTTTTGTCTTGAGTTACATAGCAATAATGTCAGCAAAAGGTATGTATTAGAGGAGTTAATTCGAACTTCTGGGTTACTTTATTCGCCGAATCGATCCCCAGTAAATTTTGATTCTTTTGATCGAATGAAGGCAAGATTGAATGAGTATGTGGATGCTTTACACACAAAAATTGAACCCTTGCAATTAACTCCACAGTATGTCCATGGCCTTTTAGCGAAGATGCATGATGTTGATGAATTAGCCTATACCATTGAAGACATACAATCCGTCAATCGTTCACGATTAGAGGATATTAATGAACTCTTGCAAAAAATGGAGACTTATTCTGATGTGATAAAAAACCATGAACAACATGTATGGAGAGGGGCTTTACAGACACGTTTCACGCTTGAATTGCAAGGCAACATCTCCGCCAATTTTCGTAAGTTAGCTAATGGACTCGAAAGCGTGGAAGATAAAATTAGGAACATGCCTTCTTTTATCTGGGCGTATTGGGGGACGACTCCAGAAACAGTAGAGCGAATTCAAAATCTAAGTAACTCGTTGAATCAAATTCCCAAAATTCCTAGGTATTGGCTTAGTGATGATAAATCGTATGATACTAGCAAAGAAGTTTATGATCAAATGAAGGAAACGTTTCTACGATTTGCAGGGAAACAAAATCAGTTGTTCGAGTTTTATAACGAAAATGTGATTTCCTTAGATCTTGATCAAATTGAGTATACAATATCAAGAAAGTTCCAGCATGAATTGCATGGACTAATAAAGAATCCAGATACGTTTCTTGATGACATTGTAGCTTGTAAACAAGAACTTCTGAATGCCGTCCAAAAGACAGAGAAAGAACTAGCGATTTTGTTAAGTACGCAAGCTTTTTCAAATGAAATATTTGGAGTACAGTTTCCGAATGTATCTATAAACAATATTCAAGCATTTTTGACCATTGGGAAGTACATTTTAATAAATCCAACCCCAACCCCTGTATGGTTTGAACGAGCTAAACATCAGCAACTAATTGAGGAAGTCAGAGAGACGAAAAGCAAGTTTGAAGAGTACACAAGTGAGCGTATGGCATTTGAACAAAGGTATGATCTTGATTTACTGAACGAGATAGATGTGAAAGATGTTTTTCAAAGATTTATGAACGAATATGCGGGTTTCTTTCGTATCTTTAAGAGAAGATTTTGGGATGACAAGAAAAAGCTAAAATTATTTCAGAAAGAGAAAACAAACCTATCATACGAAGAGCTTAGTAAGGACCTCAGGCAGGCAGTAAAATTGGTGGAAAAGAAAGCCTGGATAACTGAAGCGGATCCTGAATTGAAGAGGCGTTTTGGTAAGACTTATCAAGGTGAACGAACCGATTGGGAACAACTGTGTCAGAATATGATCAATGTATATGAACTTTGTTCTTTCTTGGAAGCTGCCGAGCTTCCGAAATCAGGTATTGAAAAACTAATGCTTGACTTGAATAGCTATCAGTTGGAACGAGTGAAAACAAAGTTCCACGAAATAACGGAGGCACTCTCTCGGTTTAATAACCAGATGGGAATATTATTCGACCAGGTACACATCGCAAATGTATTGGAACAAAAAGACGAAGATCTTTTATTTGTTGAAGGTAATTTGCAAAGAATCCATGAAATATCTGAAGAATTACAGACAGGTGTAAACGAATTAACCCAGTTCTCAAATAAAAATAGGTGGAAAAACAGCAAAGAATTTATAGCAGATATCCATGAAATAAAAGAGTACATGGAAATGAAGCAAAACATTGAAAATGTGATGAATGATTATCAGTATCTCTATGGTCCACTGTTTCATAGATATGAAACCGATTGGAATGAAGTATTTTCGGCAATTCAATGGACTCAAAAGTTATTGGATATTTGGGATGGCAAGGTTCCTGAATCAATGATTGAGTTAATCTTTGATGAATCTCGCATCCAATATGCTCAATTCATGCAGCATGTTAGAGAAATAGCGATTGCTTGGAATAACACGGTAAGAGAGAGGGACTTCTTTTTTACGGTTTTCCCAAGGGATGCCAAATTATTTGGACAAAATACTTTCCAGCAAGCGGATTTACGTAACATCATTCAACATCTGGATGTTTGGGTTGACGAATCCTACAAATTAGAAGAATGGAATGCTTTTCAAAATGTATTGCAGGAATCTTCCGAATATGGAATTGCGGAATTTGTTTATGAAATCATGAATCCAGATGACCATCAAGGGAATACCCGTGACTTATTCCTTAAACGGTTTTATAAACTATGGTTAGATTATGCGTATTCTCTGCTCCCAAGTCTATCCCTGTTTTATTTTGATCAGCATCAACGACTTCTGGATGAATTTAAGAATACGGATCAAGCTCAAATAAAGCAAAATGGAGCACGGCTTCATCATATTTTGATGAATAATAAAGAAATGTTTCTTAATTCATTTACAGGTATACAACATACTGAAGCTTCTATTCTAAGTAGAGAAGTTCAAAAGCAAAAACGACATAAAGCTATTCGTCGATTATTTTCTGAGATACCTAATCTGCTTACAGCATTAAAGCCTTGTATGATGATGAGTCCCATGTCTGTTAGCCAATTCATCGATCCGAATATCATCAAGTTTGATGTAGTTATTTTTGATGAAGCATCCCAAATATGTTCAGAGGATGCCATCGGTTCTATCATGAGAGGCAAACAAATCATTATTGCCGGTGACAATAAACAGTTACCACCAACACGCTTTTTTGGGACTACAGCCGAAGAAGACGAGGAGTTTATTGATGAAGAGGATTCAACAAATGAAATTTATGAGAGTGTCCTTGACGAAGCAGCTGTATTTATGCCAACCGTACCACTAAAATGGCACTACAGGAGTAAACATGAGTCACTCATCGCTTTTTCGAACCGTGAAATCTATAACAACGATCTTTACACGTTCCCAAGTTCAAGTTCAGCCGATAACGATGGGGTGTCACTTGTTTACGTTTCAGAGGGAGTTTATGATCGTGGAGGAAGTAAGAAAAACCGGATTGAAGCAATGGCAGTAGCGAAGCTGATCTTTGAGCATTTCCTTAATTCACGCCGAAGCTTGGGAGTAATTGCATTCAGTGAAGCACAGCAAGAAGCGATACGTGATTATGTAGATGAGATACGAAAGAAACGACCAGAGTTCGAGAAATTTTTTACTGAGGATACTGCTGAACCATTTTTTATTAAAAATCTCGAGAATGTACAAGGAGACGAACGGGATACGATTATTTTTAGCGTAGGATACGGAAAAGATGGGAACGGGAAATTGCATTATAACTTTGGGCCACTTAACAAACCCGGTGGTGAACGTCGTTTAAATGTAGCTATTACTCGTGCAAAATACGAAGTCAAAATCGTTTCTAGCATACTCCATACGGATTTAGATGATGAAAAGCTGAACAAACTAGGCCCTCAACTTCTAAAAAGTTATTTGTATTATGCCAGCACCAGAGGAAAATTTAATCCGAATAGTAGTACCAATTCAGATGTTGGGTTTGATTCCCCATTAGAAGAAGATGTTTATGATGCATTAACGGCTCGAGGACTCATCTTACACAAACAGGTGGGATGTTCCTCATATCGAATTGATCTTGCGGTTGTAGACCCTAATCATCCAGGGAGGTATTTACTCGGTATTGAGTGCGATGGAGCTACTTATCATTCTTCCAAAACGGCACGAGATCGGGATAGGCTGAGACAACAAGTTCTTGAGTCGCTCGGATGGAAAATACACCGCATTTGGTCACAAGATTGGTTTAAACGGAAGAGACATGAAATTGAAAAAATCGTAAGTTTGGTAAACGAAATCAATTGTAAAAATTAG
- a CDS encoding McrB family protein, translating into MYFSSSVFIDNFERLRLTVNDGKKGIEQTTGLATFLAVDMAQKETGQEILNLHPENRQHRERVTSNFVNVLCVGRRDGIELQVNNLGMIEFEQRKLDKKFSSNVLTTPVKRASETVGTRNYPSRPAPLLTLGLELVSGNKWGVKKLDNWTETFMTFFNDRLCGQDTFPLIVYLLRDHSFGSIPDPSKALIDALQLKFTSELSDYLVTHARIPDNWDTGSFFSEIPISIEELEDIAAESEEPEMVTGNLQEGEIDNSLPKNLILFGPPGTGKTFRTAELALRMCGNWLAEFGSAEKRSEVMQTFKQLQDLGMIEFVTFHQSIAYEEFVEGINAKVEDGAVHYIIKDGIFKEICSRAEQSGKNHILIIDEINRANISKVFGELITLIEEDKRAGELNEIRVRLPYSQQLFSVPSNLYIIGTMNTVDRSIALMDVALRRRFEFEEIMPQTDLLGVIKVDDEEINLSQLVETINKRITILLDRNHTLGQAIFMRVSSLEGLISVMKYKLLPLLQEYFYGQWDKIGVVLGDNLKEDKDLKLIVEDKEYDTEKLLGKSDYMDQYDPIYTVNPKFGTDEKHDIKIIKSIYE; encoded by the coding sequence ATGTACTTTTCGTCAAGTGTGTTTATAGATAATTTCGAAAGATTGAGATTAACTGTTAACGATGGGAAGAAAGGGATAGAGCAAACTACAGGCTTAGCCACCTTTTTAGCTGTAGATATGGCACAGAAAGAAACTGGACAAGAAATTTTAAATTTACACCCAGAAAACAGACAGCATCGTGAACGGGTGACAAGCAATTTTGTAAACGTCCTTTGTGTAGGTAGAAGAGATGGGATTGAACTCCAAGTAAACAATTTGGGGATGATCGAATTTGAACAGAGGAAACTGGATAAAAAGTTTAGCTCGAACGTTTTAACTACACCAGTAAAAAGAGCATCCGAAACTGTTGGAACAAGGAATTACCCGAGTCGACCGGCACCTTTGCTTACATTGGGACTTGAACTTGTATCAGGTAATAAGTGGGGTGTGAAGAAGTTAGACAATTGGACAGAGACTTTTATGACTTTTTTCAACGATAGATTATGCGGCCAAGATACTTTTCCGTTAATTGTGTATCTTTTACGGGATCATTCTTTTGGTTCTATTCCTGATCCTTCCAAGGCTTTAATCGATGCTTTACAACTCAAGTTTACGAGTGAATTAAGTGACTATCTGGTGACCCACGCAAGGATACCTGATAATTGGGATACTGGAAGCTTTTTTTCAGAAATACCCATTTCAATAGAAGAACTTGAAGACATTGCAGCAGAGAGTGAGGAGCCTGAAATGGTTACAGGTAATCTTCAGGAGGGAGAAATAGATAACAGTTTACCTAAAAACTTAATTTTATTTGGACCTCCTGGAACAGGAAAGACATTTCGTACTGCAGAGTTAGCACTGCGGATGTGTGGGAATTGGTTAGCGGAATTTGGCTCAGCTGAAAAAAGATCCGAGGTCATGCAAACCTTTAAGCAGCTTCAAGACTTAGGGATGATCGAATTTGTTACCTTCCATCAATCAATCGCTTATGAGGAGTTTGTTGAGGGCATTAATGCCAAAGTTGAAGATGGAGCTGTACATTACATAATCAAAGACGGCATATTTAAAGAGATTTGTAGTAGGGCTGAACAGTCAGGAAAGAATCATATCCTAATTATTGATGAAATTAACAGGGCTAATATCTCAAAAGTATTTGGTGAGTTGATTACGCTAATCGAGGAAGATAAAAGGGCGGGCGAGTTAAATGAGATCAGAGTTCGCTTACCTTATTCTCAACAACTATTTTCTGTTCCCAGCAATTTATACATAATTGGAACGATGAATACAGTTGATCGCTCAATCGCACTTATGGACGTGGCACTAAGAAGAAGGTTTGAGTTTGAGGAAATCATGCCACAGACTGATTTACTTGGAGTAATAAAGGTAGACGATGAGGAAATCAACCTGTCGCAACTAGTAGAAACAATAAACAAAAGAATAACTATTTTGCTCGATAGAAATCATACATTGGGGCAAGCCATTTTTATGCGGGTATCTAGTTTAGAGGGGTTAATATCGGTTATGAAATACAAATTGTTGCCATTGTTACAGGAATATTTTTATGGTCAGTGGGATAAAATTGGTGTTGTTTTGGGTGATAACTTGAAAGAAGACAAGGATCTTAAGTTGATAGTGGAAGATAAAGAGTATGACACAGAAAAACTATTGGGAAAATCAGATTACATGGATCAGTATGATCCGATTTATACAGTAAACCCTAAATTTGGTACAGATGAAAAACACGATATTAAAATAATCAAGAGTATTTACGAATAG
- a CDS encoding DUF423 domain-containing protein codes for MKLFLMLGSISGFLSVALGAFGAHALKEKLDAYSLGIFHTGVTYQTTHALALVLVALLLKWYPDSSGLVWAGWCFAAGTLVFSGSLYTLAMTGIKVLGAITPIGGVLFLAGWALLAIHAWKTVS; via the coding sequence ATGAAGCTGTTTTTGATGCTTGGCAGTATCAGTGGATTTCTTTCGGTTGCGTTAGGAGCATTCGGAGCACATGCACTGAAGGAAAAACTGGACGCCTATTCGCTGGGCATTTTCCATACGGGCGTGACCTATCAGACGACACATGCGCTGGCTCTGGTGCTGGTTGCCCTGTTGCTCAAATGGTACCCGGATTCTTCTGGCCTCGTATGGGCGGGCTGGTGCTTTGCAGCCGGAACTTTGGTCTTCTCCGGCAGCCTCTACACGCTGGCAATGACCGGTATTAAGGTTCTCGGAGCGATTACCCCGATTGGCGGCGTTTTGTTCCTCGCTGGATGGGCGCTGCTTGCGATTCATGCTTGGAAAACCGTATCGTAG
- a CDS encoding IS3 family transposase — protein sequence MKKAAGEYTISELCKLFGVSRSGYYAYLKRQGIDRDKSMKDLVQAVYKKYHGKYGYRQIQLFLLQDHGVWVNHKKVLRLMQEMGLRSRIRRKYRYHLASSVGGRVAQNILQRNFKADVPNQKWVTDVTQYRVSDTWLYLSAIKDLFNNEIVAYHMDVRNDNQLVLRTFEKAFEKTKDVTGLIVHSDQGFQYTSYAYHDMLPKVGAQISMSRRGNCYDNASMESFFSHLKTEGLYPYDIRSIDEAQRRIEKYIDFYNKNRPQRKLKKLTPVEFRRQLVA from the coding sequence ATCAAGAAAGCAGCAGGAGAATACACCATCAGTGAGCTCTGTAAGCTGTTTGGCGTCTCAAGAAGTGGATACTACGCATACTTAAAACGCCAAGGAATAGATCGGGACAAGTCTATGAAAGATTTAGTCCAGGCTGTGTATAAGAAGTACCACGGTAAATATGGGTATAGACAAATCCAACTATTTCTCCTGCAAGATCATGGGGTGTGGGTCAATCATAAGAAGGTACTACGTCTCATGCAAGAAATGGGGCTCCGTTCTCGAATACGTCGCAAGTATCGTTATCACCTTGCTTCATCGGTTGGGGGGCGAGTTGCCCAAAATATTCTACAGCGTAATTTCAAAGCAGATGTGCCCAATCAAAAGTGGGTAACGGACGTCACACAGTATCGTGTCTCGGATACTTGGCTCTACCTGTCTGCTATTAAAGATTTGTTTAATAACGAAATCGTGGCCTATCACATGGATGTTCGCAACGACAATCAATTGGTCCTACGGACCTTTGAGAAAGCTTTTGAAAAGACGAAAGACGTGACTGGACTGATCGTTCACAGCGATCAAGGATTCCAATACACGTCCTACGCTTACCACGACATGCTGCCAAAGGTTGGCGCCCAAATCAGCATGTCTAGAAGAGGCAACTGTTATGACAATGCCTCGATGGAGAGCTTCTTCTCGCATCTTAAAACGGAAGGGCTCTATCCTTATGATATCCGAAGTATCGATGAGGCACAAAGGCGAATCGAGAAGTACATTGACTTCTACAACAAAAATCGCCCGCAGAGAAAATTAAAAAAGCTGACGCCTGTTGAATTCAGACGCCAGCTAGTGGCCTAA